The following proteins come from a genomic window of Ursus arctos isolate Adak ecotype North America unplaced genomic scaffold, UrsArc2.0 scaffold_12, whole genome shotgun sequence:
- the KCNA10 gene encoding potassium voltage-gated channel subfamily A member 10 has protein sequence MDVCGWKEMEVALVNFDNSDEIQEEPGYAADFDPSSPKGRPRSSPFSNWRVLIGDSTTHETAFSKLPGDYMDSPGPEPVVLNEGNQRVIINIAGLRFETQLRTLNQFPETLLGDREKRVQFFDSMRNEYFFDRNRPSFDGILYYYQSGGKIRRPANVPIDVFADEISFYELGSEAMDQFQEDEGFIKDPETLLPTNDFHRQFWLLFEYPESSSAARGVATVSVLVVVISITTFCLETLPEFREERELKVVRDPSLNTSKMALSHTMFTDPLFMVESTCMVWFTFELVLRFVVCPSRTDFFRNVMNIIDIISVIPYFATLITELVQETEPSTQQNMSLAILRVIRLVRVFRILKLSRHSKGLQILGQTLKASMRELGLLIFFLFIGVILFSSAVYFAEADEPESHFSSIPDGFWWAVVTMTTVGYGDMCPTTPGGKIVGTLCAIAGVLTIALPVPVIVSNFNYFYHRETENEEKQNIPGEIDKILNSVGSRMGSTDSLSKTNGACSTERSKK, from the coding sequence ATGGATGTGTGTGGCTGGAAAGAAATGGAGGTTGCGCTGGTCAATTTCGATAACTCAGATGAAATCCAGGAAGAGCCAGGCTATGCTGCAGACTTTGACCCAAGCAGCCCAAAAGGCCGGCCGAGGAGCAGCCCCTTCTCCAACTGGAGGGTCCTCATCGGTGACAGCACCACCCATGAGACGGCCTTCTCCAAGCTTCCAGGAGACTACATGGATTCCCCCGGGCCTGAGCCAGTGGTCTTGAATGAAGGAAACCAGCGGGTGATCATCAACATTGCCGGGCTGAGGTTTGAGACCCAGCTCAGAACCCTCAATCAGTTCCCCGAGACCCTCCTGGGAGACCGGGAGAAAAGGGTGCAGTTCTTCGACTCCATGAGAAATGAGTATTTCTTTGACAGGAACCGGCCCAGTTTTGATGGAATCCTGTATTATTACCAATCTGGTGGGAAAATCCGGCGCCCTGCCAACGTGCCCATCGACGTCTTTGCTGATGAAATCTCCTTCTACGAACTGGGTAGCGAGGCCATGGACCAGTTCCAGGAGGATGAAGGCTTCATCAAAGACCCTGAAACCCTGCTCCCCACCAATGACTTCCACCGGCAGTTCTGGCTCCTCTTCGAGTACCCTGAGAGCTCCAGCGCTGCCCGGGGCGTGGCCACGGTCTCTGTGCTGGTTGTGGTCATCTCCATCACCACCTTCTGCCTGGAAACACTACCAGAGTTCcgggaggagagggagctgaAGGTAGTGAGAGACCCCAGCCTCAACACAAGCAAGATGGCCCTCTCCCACACCATGTTCACTGACCCGCTCTTCATGGTGGAATCCACCTGCATGGTGTGGTTCACCTTCGAGCTGGTGCTCCGGTTCGTGGTCTGCCCCAGCAGGACCGACTTCTTCAGGAACGTCATGAACATCATCGACATCATCTCCGTCATCCCCTACTTTGCAACCCTCATCACGGAGCTGGTCCAGGAGACAGAGCCCAGCACCCAGCAGAACATGTCCCTGGCCATCCTGAGGGTCATCCGGCTGGTGCGGGTCTTCCGCATCTTAAAGCTCTCCCGGCACTCCAAGGGGCTGCAGATCCTGGGCCAGACGCTGAAGGCTTCCATGCGGGAGCTGGGGCTGcttatcttcttcctcttcatcgGGGTCATCCTCTTCTCTAGTGCCGTCTACTTCGCCGAGGCAGATGAGCCAGAGTCCCATTTCTCTAGCATTCCTGATGGCTTCTGGTGGGCAGTAGTCACCATGACAACGGTGGGCTATGGTGACATGTGCCCAACCACCCCCGGGGGGAAGATCGTGGGCACTCTGTGCGCCATCGCGGGGGTCCTCACCATTgccctccctgtgcctgtcatCGTCTCCAACTTCAACTACTTCTATCATCGGGAGACTGAGAATGAGGAGAAGCAAAACATCCCAGGTGAAATTGACAAAATCCTCAACAGTGTGGGCTCAAGAATGGGCAGCACAGACTCTCTTAGTAAGACCAACGGTGCCTGCTCCACAGAGAGGTCCAAGAAGTGA